Proteins found in one Holophagales bacterium genomic segment:
- a CDS encoding sigma 54-interacting transcriptional regulator, with protein MVSVVATGSFRETRRWTPEDVERLRIVGQILAGAVDRKHRDLTLKRSLEEVRRLKDQLAAENVLLREELGASHDFQEIVGESPALKRTLALVAQVAPTGSTVLLLGETGTGKELLARAVHERSPRHGRSMVKVNCAAIPPTLIESELFGHEKGAFTGALATKIGRFELADGGTLFLDEIGDLGLDLQGKLLRVLQEGEFERVGSSQTRKVDVRLVAATHHDLGAAVEAGRFRADLFYRLNVFPIRVPPLRERREDVPLLVWWFIQRRQGKIGRHIERVPRTAMDRLSAYPWPGNVRELENVVERALILSPGSTLQLDEAFGGGAPAGPGGAGGGQTIEAVERAHVEAVLERCGGRVEGPGNAAAILGLKPSTLRSRMKKLGIRRA; from the coding sequence CTGGTCTCGGTCGTCGCGACGGGGTCGTTTCGCGAAACGCGGCGCTGGACCCCGGAGGACGTCGAGCGGCTCCGGATCGTCGGTCAGATCCTTGCGGGCGCCGTCGACCGCAAGCACCGGGACCTCACGCTCAAGAGGAGCCTCGAGGAGGTCCGCCGCCTGAAGGACCAGCTCGCGGCGGAGAACGTCCTCCTCCGCGAGGAGCTGGGCGCGTCGCACGACTTCCAGGAGATCGTGGGAGAAAGCCCGGCCCTGAAGCGCACGCTCGCCCTCGTCGCCCAGGTCGCGCCGACCGGCTCGACCGTTCTCCTTCTCGGCGAGACGGGCACCGGCAAGGAGCTCCTCGCCCGCGCGGTCCACGAGCGCAGCCCGCGGCACGGGCGTTCGATGGTGAAGGTGAACTGCGCCGCCATCCCGCCGACGCTCATAGAGAGCGAGCTCTTCGGGCACGAGAAGGGGGCGTTCACCGGCGCCCTCGCCACGAAGATCGGCCGCTTCGAGCTCGCCGACGGAGGCACCCTTTTCCTCGACGAGATCGGGGACCTCGGCCTCGACCTCCAGGGGAAGCTCCTCCGGGTCCTCCAGGAAGGGGAGTTCGAACGGGTCGGCTCGAGCCAGACGCGGAAGGTCGACGTCCGCCTCGTGGCCGCCACGCACCACGACCTCGGCGCCGCCGTCGAGGCCGGCCGCTTCCGGGCCGACCTCTTCTATCGGCTGAACGTCTTCCCGATCCGCGTCCCGCCCCTGCGCGAGCGCCGGGAGGACGTTCCGCTCCTCGTCTGGTGGTTCATCCAGCGGCGGCAGGGGAAGATCGGCCGGCACATCGAAAGGGTCCCGCGCACGGCGATGGACCGCCTCTCGGCCTATCCCTGGCCGGGAAACGTCCGCGAGCTGGAGAACGTCGTCGAGCGCGCCCTCATCCTCTCGCCCGGCTCGACGCTGCAGCTGGACGAGGCCTTCGGCGGCGGAGCCCCGGCCGGGCCGGGAGGCGCCGGGGGAGGGCAGACGATCGAGGCCGTCGAGCGCGCCCACGTCGAGGCCGTCCTCGAGCGGTGCGGCGGCCGCGTCGAGGGGCCCGGGAACGCGGCCGCGATCCTGGGTCTCAAGCCGAGCACGCTGCGGTCGCGGATGAAGAAGCTCGGGATCCGGCGGGCGTGA
- a CDS encoding bile acid:sodium symporter family protein, with amino-acid sequence MKPVLDVAIPACAVLLMTVVGLDVSRAELRRVLSRPRLLVAGLVGPLVLLPPIALVVLRFVPMPAEIAAGMLLLAVCPVGGISNVYSYLARAATALSVTLTAASCAAAVVTMPLLTRGFEVVLDRPFGFQAPVGTLAAQILGMLVLPVALGMTVRARAPGFAARHEAGMRKFALSALALLLGFILWSEWARFVEHVAVTAAASALFVLLAMVAGAIVAQVTGADARERFTLSVEFATRNSAIATVVAITFLGDTRFAVFATTYFFTEAAIAGVAILVFRRSEALV; translated from the coding sequence GTGAAACCCGTCCTCGACGTCGCCATCCCGGCGTGCGCGGTCCTCCTCATGACGGTCGTCGGGCTGGACGTGTCGCGCGCCGAGCTCCGCCGGGTCCTCTCGAGGCCGCGCCTCCTCGTGGCGGGCCTCGTCGGGCCGCTCGTCCTCCTCCCGCCGATCGCCCTCGTCGTCCTCCGGTTCGTGCCGATGCCCGCGGAGATCGCGGCCGGGATGCTCCTCCTCGCCGTCTGCCCCGTGGGCGGGATCTCGAACGTCTACAGCTACCTGGCGCGGGCCGCGACGGCGCTCTCCGTCACGCTCACGGCGGCCTCCTGCGCGGCTGCCGTCGTCACGATGCCGCTCCTCACGCGGGGCTTCGAGGTCGTGCTGGATCGTCCGTTCGGCTTCCAGGCTCCCGTCGGTACCCTGGCGGCGCAGATCCTCGGGATGCTCGTCCTGCCGGTCGCACTCGGGATGACGGTCCGGGCGCGGGCGCCGGGTTTCGCGGCCCGGCACGAGGCCGGGATGAGGAAGTTCGCCCTTTCGGCTCTCGCCCTCCTCCTCGGCTTCATCCTCTGGAGCGAGTGGGCGCGCTTCGTCGAGCACGTCGCCGTGACGGCGGCGGCCTCGGCGCTCTTCGTCCTCCTCGCCATGGTCGCGGGCGCGATCGTCGCGCAGGTCACCGGGGCCGACGCCCGGGAGCGCTTCACGCTTTCCGTGGAGTTCGCGACGCGCAACAGCGCGATCGCCACGGTCGTCGCGATCACCTTCCTCGGCGACACCCGTTTCGCCGTCTTCGCGACGACCTATTTCTTCACGGAGGCGGCGATCGCCGGGGTCGCGATTCTGGTGTTCCGCCGCAGCGAGGCGCTGGTCTAA